Proteins encoded by one window of Kribbella italica:
- a CDS encoding GNAT family N-acetyltransferase, translating to MVRRLEPLTLANLGELPAPCRACVFWELDPVAARTASRTGDTELEKEAWLSQLLLDWGSAGFLLYVDEQPAGYVIYGPAANLPRIQAFPTAPVSPDAVVLATGRILPRYLGMGLGKLLVQAVAKDVLKRGFRAVEAFGDSRWDGPGCVWPTDFLQAVGFGVVREHPRNPRLRLDLRSTVTWRSEMEAAVERVWGVIRPEAPPPRPVTVREVKEPQRLKHAPG from the coding sequence ATGGTCCGCCGGCTGGAACCGTTGACGCTCGCCAACCTCGGCGAGCTCCCGGCGCCGTGCCGGGCCTGCGTGTTCTGGGAGCTCGACCCGGTGGCCGCCCGGACGGCGAGCCGCACCGGTGACACCGAGCTGGAGAAGGAAGCCTGGCTGTCCCAGCTGTTGCTCGACTGGGGATCGGCCGGCTTCCTCCTGTACGTCGACGAGCAGCCGGCCGGGTACGTGATCTACGGCCCGGCCGCCAACCTCCCGCGGATCCAGGCGTTCCCGACGGCGCCGGTCAGCCCGGACGCCGTCGTACTGGCGACCGGGCGGATCCTCCCGCGCTACCTCGGGATGGGGCTCGGCAAGCTGCTCGTCCAGGCGGTGGCGAAGGACGTGCTGAAGCGAGGCTTCCGGGCCGTCGAGGCGTTCGGCGACTCGCGTTGGGACGGGCCTGGGTGCGTCTGGCCGACGGACTTCCTGCAGGCGGTCGGCTTCGGCGTCGTACGGGAGCATCCGCGCAATCCGCGGCTGCGGCTGGATCTGCGGTCGACCGTGACGTGGCGCAGCGAGATGGAGGCGGCCGTCGAGCGGGTCTGGGGTGTGATCAGGCCGGAGGCGCCGCCGCCGCGGCCGGTCACCGTGCGCGAGGTCAAGGAACCCCAGCGCCTCAAGCACGCGCCCGGCTGA
- a CDS encoding aminotransferase class I/II-fold pyridoxal phosphate-dependent enzyme gives MSADLPDVRQTRLDNYVDRYAARTKGMTASEIRALFSVASRPEVVSLAGGMPNIAGLPLDVVGSAVRDLVVDHGATAMQYGSGQGDPTLRDQICDVMRLEGIDAHPDDVVVTVGSQQAVDLVTRVFCDPGDVVICEAPSYVGALGVFRAYQCEVVHVAMDDNGVVPEALEQAIAAVRAAGKRIKFFYTIPNFHNPAGVSLSSERRGRVLEICQRNDLLVLEDNPYGLLGFDGEPRRALRADDREGVIYLGSFSKTFAPGFRVGWAVAPHAVREKLVLAQESATLCPPVFSQLAISSYLTRHDWMGQVKQFREMYRERRDAMLAALTEKMPAATTWTKPDGGFYVWLTLPEGLDAKAMLPRAVTARVAYVPGTAFFSDGFGSQCMRLSYCHPTPERITEGVARLAAVINEELELRQTFGPLPPGAGHDYDAPGPELS, from the coding sequence GTGAGTGCAGACCTGCCCGACGTCCGGCAGACCCGTCTCGACAACTACGTCGACCGGTACGCAGCACGGACCAAGGGCATGACCGCATCGGAGATCCGGGCCCTGTTCTCGGTCGCCAGCCGCCCCGAGGTGGTCTCGCTGGCCGGCGGCATGCCGAACATCGCCGGGCTCCCGCTCGACGTCGTGGGTTCTGCGGTGCGCGACCTGGTCGTCGACCACGGCGCCACCGCGATGCAGTACGGCTCCGGCCAGGGCGACCCGACCCTGCGCGACCAGATCTGCGACGTGATGCGGCTCGAGGGCATCGACGCGCACCCGGACGACGTGGTGGTCACCGTCGGCAGCCAGCAGGCGGTCGACCTGGTGACGCGGGTGTTCTGCGATCCGGGTGACGTGGTGATCTGCGAGGCGCCGTCGTACGTCGGCGCGCTGGGGGTTTTCCGCGCGTACCAGTGTGAGGTCGTGCACGTCGCGATGGACGACAACGGCGTCGTACCGGAGGCGCTGGAGCAGGCGATCGCCGCCGTGCGCGCGGCCGGCAAGCGGATCAAGTTCTTCTACACGATCCCGAACTTCCACAACCCGGCCGGTGTCTCGCTGTCGTCCGAGCGGCGCGGGCGGGTGCTGGAGATCTGCCAGCGCAACGACCTGCTGGTGCTGGAGGACAACCCGTACGGGCTGCTCGGCTTCGACGGTGAGCCGCGGCGGGCGCTGCGCGCGGACGACCGCGAGGGGGTCATCTACCTCGGGTCGTTCTCGAAGACGTTCGCTCCGGGCTTCCGGGTGGGCTGGGCGGTCGCTCCGCACGCCGTACGGGAGAAACTCGTGCTGGCGCAGGAGTCGGCGACCCTGTGCCCACCGGTGTTCAGTCAGCTGGCGATCTCGTCGTACCTGACCCGGCACGACTGGATGGGGCAGGTGAAGCAGTTCCGTGAGATGTACCGCGAGCGTCGCGACGCCATGCTCGCTGCCTTGACGGAGAAGATGCCCGCGGCAACGACCTGGACGAAGCCGGACGGTGGGTTCTACGTCTGGCTGACGCTGCCGGAAGGCCTGGACGCGAAGGCGATGCTGCCGCGCGCGGTCACGGCGCGCGTCGCCTACGTGCCCGGAACGGCCTTCTTCTCCGACGGTTTCGGCTCGCAGTGCATGCGCCTGTCGTACTGTCATCCGACGCCTGAACGGATCACCGAAGGTGTCGCGCGACTGGCCGCGGTGATCAACGAGGAGCTCGAGCTGCGGCAGACCTTCGGGCCGCTGCCGCCTGGTGCGGGCCACGACTACGACGCTCCGGGTCCGGAGCTGAGCTGA
- a CDS encoding D-alanine--D-alanine ligase family protein encodes MSDLGRVLVLAGGLSHERDVSLRSGRRVADALRSVGVEVEQRDVDASLVERLRNDPPDAVFPVLHGVTGEDGALRQVLDLYGVPYVGADAAACRTAFDKPVASTMVRSAGLRSPESVVLGHDTFRELGAAALMEAVVGQIGLPLVVKPARGGSALGASIVRTLDELPSAMVNCYAYGPVALIERYVDGTEVAVTVVDTGDGPRALPAVEIQPDSGFYDYEARYTAGATQFVVPARLDAAVAAACASAAVTAHKALGLRDLSRSDLVVDAEGVPWFLEVNVAPGMTETSLVPLAAEAAGIELGVLCRDLLAAAAAR; translated from the coding sequence ATGAGTGATCTGGGTCGAGTGCTGGTACTGGCCGGCGGTCTGTCGCACGAGCGGGATGTGTCCCTGCGCTCCGGGCGCCGTGTCGCGGACGCCCTGCGCAGTGTCGGTGTCGAGGTCGAGCAACGCGACGTCGACGCGAGCCTGGTCGAACGTCTGCGCAACGACCCGCCCGACGCGGTCTTCCCGGTCTTGCACGGCGTGACGGGCGAGGACGGCGCCCTGCGCCAGGTCCTCGACCTGTACGGCGTCCCGTATGTCGGCGCCGACGCGGCCGCTTGCCGGACGGCGTTCGACAAGCCGGTCGCGAGCACGATGGTCCGCTCCGCCGGGCTGCGGTCGCCGGAGTCGGTGGTGCTCGGTCACGACACGTTCCGCGAGCTCGGCGCCGCGGCGTTGATGGAAGCTGTCGTCGGCCAGATCGGGCTGCCACTGGTGGTGAAGCCGGCGCGTGGTGGGTCGGCGCTGGGCGCTTCGATCGTGCGCACGCTGGATGAGCTGCCGTCGGCGATGGTGAACTGCTACGCGTACGGGCCGGTCGCGCTGATCGAGCGGTACGTCGACGGGACCGAGGTCGCCGTCACGGTGGTCGACACCGGCGACGGGCCGCGCGCGCTGCCGGCGGTGGAGATCCAGCCGGACTCGGGCTTCTACGACTACGAGGCGCGGTACACGGCGGGGGCGACGCAGTTCGTCGTACCGGCTCGGCTGGATGCCGCGGTGGCGGCGGCTTGTGCCTCGGCTGCGGTAACTGCGCACAAGGCGCTCGGTCTGCGGGATCTGTCGCGTTCCGACCTGGTCGTCGACGCCGAGGGTGTGCCGTGGTTCCTCGAGGTGAACGTGGCGCCGGGGATGACGGAGACGTCGCTGGTTCCGCTCGCCGCTGAAGCCGCTGGGATCGAGCTGGGTGTGCTGTGCCGCGATCTGCTGGCCGCGGCCGCTGCCCGTTGA
- a CDS encoding SURF1 family protein: MAIAAVMSVLGVWQLDVYRSKTAAATAGRAAIPAVPLQSLFPIDSGLPASAVARRVTVTGTWAAPADQIFVSDRLHEGRDGFWVVTPLLLDDTGASGTGAVMVVRGWVASVDDPAAKAPTGPATLTGGIASSEAQDSSGDINQTRILQSLRIPTIVHMVDYRVYDAFVVQTASDPSTPVAGTSSTALAPVEPPAPPTDHAGLRNVAYAFQWWIFAAFTLWMWGRMVLDAHRSGDPDHQPPNPEDASGTVSA; encoded by the coding sequence TTGGCGATCGCTGCCGTGATGTCGGTGCTCGGTGTTTGGCAGCTCGACGTCTATCGCTCGAAGACCGCCGCCGCCACTGCTGGTCGCGCCGCGATCCCGGCAGTGCCACTGCAGTCGCTCTTCCCGATCGACTCGGGTCTGCCGGCTTCGGCGGTCGCGCGCCGCGTCACCGTCACCGGCACCTGGGCGGCGCCGGCTGATCAGATCTTCGTCTCGGACCGTTTACACGAGGGGCGGGACGGCTTCTGGGTCGTGACTCCCCTGCTCCTGGACGACACCGGCGCCTCCGGCACGGGCGCCGTGATGGTCGTCCGCGGCTGGGTCGCTTCGGTCGACGATCCCGCAGCGAAGGCACCCACCGGTCCCGCGACGCTGACCGGCGGCATCGCCTCGTCCGAGGCCCAGGACTCCTCCGGCGACATCAACCAGACGCGCATCCTGCAGTCGTTGCGGATCCCGACGATCGTCCACATGGTCGACTACCGCGTGTACGACGCCTTCGTCGTCCAGACCGCCAGCGACCCCAGCACCCCGGTCGCCGGCACCTCTTCCACTGCGCTCGCCCCGGTGGAGCCGCCGGCGCCGCCCACGGACCACGCCGGTCTCCGCAACGTCGCGTACGCCTTCCAGTGGTGGATCTTCGCCGCCTTCACCCTGTGGATGTGGGGCCGCATGGTGCTCGACGCCCACCGCTCAGGTGATCCCGACCACCAGCCCCCGAACCCTGAGGACGCAAGCGGTACCGTTTCTGCGTGA